Proteins encoded by one window of Cervus canadensis isolate Bull #8, Minnesota chromosome 18, ASM1932006v1, whole genome shotgun sequence:
- the CHMP1A gene encoding charged multivesicular body protein 1a encodes MDDTLFQLKFTAKQLEKLAKKAEKDSKSEQAKVKKALQQKNVECARVYAENAIRKKNEGVNWLRMASRVDAVASKVQTAVTMKGVTKNMAQVTKALDRALSTMDLQKVSAVMDRFEQQVQNLDVHTSVMEDSMSSATTLTTPQEQVDSLILQIAEENGLEVLDQLSQLPEGASAVGESSVRSQEDQLSRRLAALRN; translated from the exons TTCACGGCGAAGCAGCTGGAGAAGCTGGCCAAGAAGGCGGAGAAGGACTCCAAGTCAGAGCAGGCCAAGGTGAAGAAG GCCCTTCAGCAGAAGAATGTAGAGTGTGCACGTGTGTATGCCGAGAATGCCATCCGCAAAAAGAATGAAGGTGTGAACTGGCTCCGCATGGCGTCCCGCGTGGATGCCGTGGCCTCTAAGGTGCAGACAGCCGTGACCATGAAGGGG GTGACCAAGAACATGGCGCAGGTGACCAAAGCCCTGGACCGGGCACTCAGCACCATGGACCTGCAGAAGGTCTCTGCGGTGATGGACAGGTTCGAGCAGCAGGTGCAGAACCTGGATGTACACACGTCG GTGATGGAAGACTCCATGAGCTCGGCCACCACGCTGACCACGCCACAGGAGCAGGTGGACAGCCTCATCCTGCAGATCGCGGAGGAGAACGGCCTGGAGGTGCTGGACCAGCTCAGCCAGCTGCCCGAGGGTGCCTCTGCTGTGGGCGAGAGCTCCGTGCGCAGCCAGGAGGACCAGCTGTCCCGGAG GTTGGCCGCCCTGAGGAATTAG
- the DPEP1 gene encoding dipeptidase 1, producing MWTGWWLWPLVAVCTADQFRDNAVRLMQSTPVIDGHNDLPWQLLNKFNNQLQDPRANLTSLNGTHTNIPKLKAGFVGAQFWSAYTPCDTQNKDSVKRTLEQIDVIQRMCQLYPETFLCVTDSAGIRQAFQEGKVASLVGVEGGHSIDSSLGVLRALYHLGMRYLTLTHSCNTPWADNWLVDTGEDEAQSQGLSSFGQSVVKEMNRLGVIIDLAHVSVATMEAALQLSKAPVVFSHSSAYSVCHHHRNVPDHVLQLVKQTGSLVMVNFYNDYVSCKAEANLSQVADHLDYIKKVAGAGAVGFGGDYDGVSRLPSGLEDVSKYPDLVAELLRRQWTEAEVRGALAENLLRVFEAVEQVSDHKQAPGEEPIPLGQLEASCRTKYGYSAAPILHLQPGALLASLVTLLLSLYLL from the exons ATGTGGACCGGCTGGTGGCTCTGGCCCCTGGTGGCCGTCTGCACTGCAGACCAGTTCCGGGACAATGCAGTGAGACTCATGCAGAGCACGCCTGTCATCGACGG GCACAATGACCTGCCCTGGCAGCTGCTGAACAAGTTCAACAATCAGCTTCAGGACCCGAGGGCCAACCTGACCAGCCTGAACGGCACGCACACCAACATCCCCAAGCTGAAGGCTGGCTTTGTGGGGGCCCAG TTCTGGTCTGCGTACACGCCCTGCGACACCCAGAACAAGGATTCGGTGAAGCGGACGCTGGAGCAGATTGACGTCATCCAGCGCATGTGCCAGCTCTACCCCGAGACCTTCCTGTGTGTCACGGACAGCGCAG gcaTCCGGCAGGCCTTTCAGGAGGGGAAGGTGGCCAGTCTGGTTGGCGTGGAGGGCGGCCACTCCATCGACAGCAGCCTGGGTGTCCTGCGGGCGCTCTACCACCTGGGCATGCGCTACCTGACTCTCACCCACAGCTGCAACACGCCCTG GGCCGACAACTGGCTGGTGGACACAGGAGAGGACGAAGCCCAGAGTCAAGGCCTCTCATCCTTTGGGCAG AGCGTCGTGAAGGAGATGAACCGGTTGGGCGTCATCATCGACTTGGCCCACGTATCCGTGGCCACGATGGAGGCCGCTCTGCAGCTGTCCAAGGCCCCGGTCGTCTTCAGCCACTCCTCGGCCTACAGCGTGTGCCACCACCATCGCAACGTGCCGGACCACGTGCTGCAGCTGGTG AAGCAGACGGGCAGCCTGGTGATGGTGAACTTCTACAATGACTACGTTTCCTGCAAAGCGGAGGCCAACTTGTCCCAAGTGGCAG ACCACCTGGACTACATCAAGAAGGTTGCAGGAGCTGGAGCCGTGGGCTTTGGTGGGGACTATGATGGCGTGTCCAG GCTCCCCTCCGGGCTGGAGGATGTGTCCAAGTATCCAGACCTGGTCGCTGAGCTGCTCAGGAGACAGTGGACGGAGGCAGAGGTCAGGGGTGCCCTGGCTGAAAACCTGCTGAGGGTCTTCGAGGCTGTGGAGCAG GTTAGTGATCACAAGCAGGCTCCTGGAGAGGAGCCCATCCCACTGGGCCAGCTGGAGGCTTCCTGCAGGACCAAGTACGGCTACTCAGCGGCTCCCATCCTCCACCTCCAGCCAGGGGCCCTGCTGGCCTCCCTTGTGACCCTCCTCCTCAGCCTGTATCTTCTCTGA